The following are encoded together in the Proteiniphilum saccharofermentans genome:
- a CDS encoding TonB-dependent receptor domain-containing protein: MSWKLFFSLLLCSFVLPLSAQIKGTVTDTDNNPIGYANVALYSLPDSVLIAGTITNETGQFSLTNEINSDAIVKISFIGYQPQILPARPEQQVLLQPDTTLLDEVVVKGTLPQVRLRDDALVTSVQNSVLSKAGTANDVLKRLPAVTGDKGDFTVLGKGKAKIYINNRELRDESELDNLSSADIKEVEIVHNPGARYDASVKAVIRIYTVRKTGDGFGFDLRSTYLQTENTDLREQLNLNYRHKGWDIFGTLKYERYAYIQDSRIEQKTFADTLWTQNNKLDIDGIGNILTGIVGLNYEISPAHYVGMKYTHASFPGKNGMKSTTHSDVYADGAFYDRWLSIDDNRSANMPAHRMNLYYNGSVGKLTVDLNTDYFRRKQSSESVITETSEEFDNRTITSENNLDNRLFASRLVLSYPVLGGKVSFGNEYTNTRRDDEYMTDISMIPSSYTTIREQNGSFFAEYSRPVSVGRFTAGLRYENVRSDYFNNDVKIDEQSRNYSQWFPNFSFATSIKDAQLQLSYTAKTARPYYHQLRSNVLYVNRFTLESGNPFLRHEIIHDATLTGSWKFIQLMMSYKNEKDAIIVWTEQMEENPAVSLVTLRNLEKLPSLTAFLTVSPKFGIWSPQASAGFIKQWLTINSNSKPVNMSSPMPVASLNNSFTLPKGFILTLDTRFQGKGHNQNLYLSENQFIVNAGITKSFMNDQLSVVLKGHDLLNRQITGVTFYNEKMEIYQFNRWDTRELELTLRYKFNTGQNRYKGTGAGENEINRLR; the protein is encoded by the coding sequence ATGAGTTGGAAATTATTTTTTTCGTTATTACTTTGTAGCTTCGTGCTACCGCTCAGTGCGCAAATAAAAGGAACCGTTACAGACACCGACAACAATCCGATAGGGTATGCCAATGTGGCTCTCTATTCTCTGCCCGATTCGGTATTGATAGCCGGGACAATCACCAATGAAACAGGACAATTCTCACTTACCAACGAGATAAATTCGGACGCTATCGTAAAGATATCTTTTATCGGTTACCAACCCCAAATCCTGCCTGCCCGGCCGGAACAGCAGGTACTCCTGCAACCCGACACAACCCTGCTCGACGAGGTGGTGGTGAAAGGAACGCTTCCACAGGTCAGGTTGCGGGACGACGCCCTGGTCACATCGGTACAGAATAGCGTGTTAAGTAAAGCCGGTACCGCCAACGATGTGCTCAAGCGACTTCCGGCCGTGACCGGTGATAAAGGCGATTTCACCGTTTTGGGAAAAGGAAAAGCCAAAATTTATATCAATAACCGGGAACTACGCGATGAGTCGGAACTCGATAACCTTAGTTCGGCCGATATCAAAGAGGTGGAAATCGTACACAATCCCGGTGCACGCTACGACGCTTCGGTAAAGGCTGTCATACGGATATATACCGTACGTAAAACGGGTGACGGATTCGGCTTCGACCTGCGTTCCACCTACCTTCAGACGGAAAATACCGATCTCAGGGAGCAACTGAACCTGAATTACCGCCACAAAGGCTGGGATATTTTCGGCACGCTCAAATATGAGAGATATGCCTATATACAAGATAGCAGGATAGAGCAAAAAACATTCGCCGATACGCTCTGGACACAAAATAATAAATTGGATATCGACGGAATAGGAAATATCCTGACAGGGATCGTGGGGCTGAATTACGAAATCTCGCCGGCACACTATGTGGGAATGAAATATACTCATGCATCTTTCCCCGGTAAAAACGGAATGAAATCAACTACTCACAGCGACGTGTATGCCGACGGGGCCTTTTATGATAGATGGCTGAGTATTGATGATAACCGTTCGGCGAATATGCCTGCGCATAGAATGAATCTATATTACAACGGTTCGGTGGGAAAATTGACGGTCGACCTCAATACCGATTATTTCAGGAGAAAACAATCTTCGGAGTCGGTCATTACGGAAACCAGTGAGGAATTCGACAATAGGACGATCACTTCGGAAAACAACCTGGATAACCGCCTGTTTGCTTCCAGGCTGGTATTATCCTATCCTGTCTTAGGCGGAAAGGTCTCTTTCGGCAATGAATATACCAACACACGGAGGGATGACGAATATATGACCGATATCAGCATGATACCCTCATCCTACACCACTATCCGGGAGCAGAACGGAAGCTTTTTTGCAGAATACTCCCGACCGGTGTCTGTCGGACGGTTTACCGCCGGACTGCGTTACGAGAATGTGCGTTCCGACTATTTCAATAACGACGTGAAGATCGATGAACAGAGCAGGAACTATTCGCAATGGTTCCCCAACTTTTCCTTTGCCACAAGCATCAAAGATGCACAGCTACAACTGAGTTATACAGCGAAAACCGCACGTCCCTACTATCACCAGCTTCGAAGTAATGTGCTTTATGTGAACCGTTTTACCCTGGAATCGGGAAATCCTTTTCTCAGGCACGAGATCATTCACGATGCCACATTGACGGGATCATGGAAGTTTATCCAATTAATGATGAGCTACAAGAATGAAAAAGATGCTATTATTGTCTGGACTGAGCAAATGGAAGAGAATCCAGCCGTAAGCCTTGTAACCCTTCGTAACCTGGAGAAATTGCCTTCGCTTACCGCTTTCCTTACGGTCTCTCCCAAATTTGGGATATGGAGTCCGCAAGCCAGTGCCGGATTTATCAAACAATGGCTTACTATCAACAGTAATAGCAAACCCGTAAATATGAGCAGCCCCATGCCGGTAGCTTCGCTAAATAACTCTTTCACGTTACCGAAGGGATTTATACTGACATTAGATACACGCTTTCAGGGTAAAGGACATAATCAAAATCTTTATCTTTCTGAAAATCAGTTTATAGTGAATGCCGGAATAACCAAATCGTTCATGAATGATCAGTTATCCGTCGTACTGAAAGGACATGATCTGCTTAACAGGCAGATAACCGGAGTTACTTTCTATAACGAAAAAATGGAGATATACCAGTTCAATCGTTGGGATACAAGGGAGCTGGAACTCACTCTCCGCTATAAATTCAATACGGGCCAGAACAGGTATAAAGGTACGGGTGCCGGTGAGAACGAGATCAACAGGTTGAGGTAA
- the corA gene encoding magnesium/cobalt transporter CorA, which produces MLKRKEDIGLSPYELKFRGLHRSGDIRMTLFEIDFEKVNESTIRSVEELLPYKNSETLIWLNIDGLHDEKLMGELVGTLQIPADILSDVMEPGTRPQMEEFDNGLFVSIKMMELNEGKNRVSVDNLSLVVMDNLLVTFQEEKSDLFNPVRERIRKHSKRFRTLGADYLAFALLDVVIDNYIFILGGLGEKIENLENEMIMDPGRETLKIINLLKRELSNLGRYIRPAREMIIGLVKSESDFIAPVNEKHYKELQDNINQAVELLDYYRELLYDELNIYHSSMSTRLSDIMALLTIFSVIFIPLTFIVGVYGMNFDNIPELHWRYGYFIVWGVMLLIAIGMLWYFKKRKWF; this is translated from the coding sequence ATGCTTAAACGCAAAGAAGATATAGGACTCTCGCCGTACGAACTGAAGTTTCGTGGCCTACATCGTTCCGGAGATATCCGGATGACACTTTTTGAGATCGATTTTGAGAAAGTGAACGAGTCGACAATCCGGTCGGTAGAAGAACTCCTGCCTTATAAAAACAGTGAAACACTCATTTGGTTGAATATCGACGGATTGCATGATGAGAAATTGATGGGAGAGTTGGTAGGTACCCTGCAAATCCCGGCCGATATTTTATCAGATGTGATGGAGCCGGGTACACGTCCTCAGATGGAAGAATTCGATAACGGGCTTTTTGTTTCCATAAAGATGATGGAACTCAACGAAGGGAAAAACCGGGTATCTGTCGACAACCTGAGTCTTGTGGTAATGGATAACCTGCTTGTCACTTTTCAGGAAGAGAAGAGCGATTTGTTTAATCCGGTCAGGGAGCGGATCAGGAAGCATTCCAAGAGATTCAGGACATTGGGCGCCGATTATCTGGCCTTTGCCCTGCTGGATGTAGTAATTGACAATTATATCTTTATTTTGGGAGGACTTGGCGAAAAGATTGAAAACCTGGAAAACGAGATGATTATGGATCCCGGTAGGGAAACACTCAAAATAATTAATCTTCTCAAGCGTGAACTGAGTAATTTAGGGCGTTATATAAGACCTGCAAGGGAGATGATCATAGGGCTTGTGAAATCGGAAAGCGATTTTATTGCCCCGGTAAACGAGAAACACTATAAAGAACTTCAGGATAATATAAATCAGGCTGTAGAACTACTGGATTATTATCGTGAACTATTGTACGATGAGTTAAATATTTATCATTCTTCCATGAGTACCAGGCTGAGTGATATAATGGCGCTGCTTACCATCTTCTCGGTAATATTTATCCCGCTCACATTTATTGTGGGTGTCTATGGAATGAATTTCGACAATATACCGGAACTACATTGGCGGTATGGTTATTTCATAGTCTGGGGAGTAATGTTGTTGATCGCCATCGGGATGCTTTGGTATTTTAAAAAAAGAAAGTGGTTTTGA
- a CDS encoding DUF4919 domain-containing protein, which translates to MQKLLSIFTLIASVTFSAHAQEEFFSAPNYVQIERNIKEPTSTYYYPKLMEKYMAGDEKMTLEEGRHLYFGFIYQPQYMPVDTSSYNNKLAEVLSKKSFTPNDYTNILEYSNALLLEDPFNLRALNAKLLVYAQQNNTEEYKRVAQQRRVVQNAIAGTGDGMSDKTPFYVIKVAHEYDILPFLGYNFGGNDKILSSKKINYLTLGDNRFGVERVYFNIAPVIDHVSSRGGGKM; encoded by the coding sequence ATGCAAAAATTATTGTCCATATTTACACTCATTGCGTCTGTGACATTTTCGGCACACGCACAGGAAGAGTTTTTCAGCGCCCCCAATTATGTCCAGATCGAAAGAAACATAAAAGAACCGACTTCTACCTACTATTATCCCAAATTGATGGAGAAATATATGGCCGGAGACGAGAAAATGACCCTTGAGGAAGGACGACATCTCTATTTCGGTTTTATCTATCAGCCGCAATATATGCCGGTTGACACCTCCTCATATAACAATAAACTGGCAGAAGTATTATCCAAAAAGTCATTCACTCCGAATGATTATACCAATATCCTGGAATATTCAAATGCACTGTTGCTCGAAGATCCGTTTAACCTGCGCGCGTTGAATGCGAAATTGCTGGTGTATGCACAACAGAACAATACCGAAGAATATAAAAGAGTGGCACAACAACGGCGAGTAGTGCAAAATGCTATTGCGGGCACCGGTGACGGGATGTCGGATAAAACTCCGTTTTACGTGATCAAGGTGGCTCATGAATATGATATCCTTCCTTTTCTGGGTTACAATTTTGGTGGTAATGATAAAATTCTCTCAAGCAAAAAGATAAATTATCTAACCCTCGGAGATAACCGATTCGGCGTAGAGAGAGTATATTTCAATATTGCTCCCGTTATTGATCATGTGAGTTCACGCGGTGGAGGAAAAATGTAA
- the fabD gene encoding ACP S-malonyltransferase: MKKAYVFPGQGAQFVGMGKELYETSPLANELFEKANEILGFRITDLMFAGTDEDLKQTKVTQPAIFLHSVILAKTLGEEFQPDMTAGHSLGEFSALVAAGALSFEDGLKLVYARALAMQKACEANPSTMAAILALPDEKVEEICASIDDVVVPANYNCPGQIVISGSNSGIEKACELMKEAGAKRALPLKVGGAFHSPLMEPARVELSDAIESTRFSAPVCPVYQNVSTTGETDPDTIKQNLIAQLTSPVKWTQSVQQMIADGATEFVELGPGSVLQGLISKIDRNVTVSGKQ; the protein is encoded by the coding sequence ATGAAGAAAGCATACGTATTTCCCGGTCAGGGAGCCCAGTTTGTGGGCATGGGTAAAGAGTTGTACGAAACATCACCCTTAGCAAATGAATTATTTGAAAAAGCAAACGAAATACTGGGATTCCGGATCACCGACCTGATGTTTGCCGGAACGGATGAAGACCTGAAACAGACAAAGGTTACCCAACCTGCCATCTTCCTCCATTCAGTGATCCTGGCAAAAACACTGGGAGAAGAGTTCCAGCCCGATATGACTGCCGGCCATTCGCTCGGAGAGTTTTCAGCATTGGTAGCTGCAGGAGCCTTATCATTTGAGGATGGACTTAAACTGGTATATGCCCGTGCGCTGGCCATGCAAAAGGCGTGTGAAGCCAATCCCTCCACCATGGCAGCCATTCTTGCGCTTCCCGACGAAAAGGTGGAAGAGATCTGCGCATCGATTGATGATGTGGTTGTGCCCGCCAATTACAACTGTCCGGGACAGATCGTGATCTCCGGTTCCAACAGTGGAATAGAAAAAGCCTGCGAACTGATGAAAGAGGCAGGCGCCAAACGCGCATTACCCCTGAAGGTAGGCGGCGCTTTCCACTCACCGCTAATGGAACCTGCCCGTGTAGAATTGTCGGATGCCATTGAATCGACCCGTTTCTCGGCTCCCGTCTGCCCTGTGTACCAGAATGTATCCACCACAGGCGAAACAGATCCCGACACAATCAAGCAGAATCTGATTGCACAGCTTACCTCACCGGTAAAATGGACACAATCGGTACAACAGATGATTGCCGACGGCGCCACGGAGTTTGTAGAACTTGGTCCCGGCAGCGTGTTACAAGGACTTATCTCCAAGATCGACAGAAACGTTACCGTCTCAGGAAAACAATAA
- a CDS encoding AMP-binding protein: protein MLEKFVKKTSFSSHQDFIDHYDISVPENFNFAYDVTDEWARTNPGKRALCWTNDKGAHRDLTFGELKTLSDKTASFFQSLGIGKGDMVMLILKRSIEFWPTILALHKIGAIAIPATHLLTDKDIVYRNNAADIKAIVAVQDENLIEHVNLAMAKSPTVQHRIMVGDPIPEGWIDFHRGVEEAVPFVRPEKVNDNDDIMLLYFTSGTTGQPKMVIHDFTYPLGHITTAKYWHNLHEDSVHLTVADTGWAKAVWGKLYGQWIVGACIFVYDFDGRFIPHDMLRMISEYKVTSFCAPPTIFRFLIREDLAKYDLSALEYCTTAGEALNPSVFETFYKLTGIKMMEAFGQTETAPTIITFPWMEPKPGAMGVPNPLYKMDLLTHDGRAAEDGEQGEIVFYTDGKRPLSLFKGYYRDETLTQEVYADHIYHTGDMAWRDEDGYYWFVGRTDDVIKSSGYRIGPFEVESAVMTHPAVVECAITGVPDEIRGQVIKATIVLAEEYKAQAGDELAKEIQEHVKNVTAPYKYPRLIEFVNELPKTISGKIRRVEIRERTGKQD, encoded by the coding sequence ATGCTAGAAAAATTTGTAAAGAAAACCTCATTCAGTTCGCATCAGGATTTTATCGACCATTACGATATCTCGGTTCCCGAAAACTTCAATTTTGCTTATGATGTGACGGATGAATGGGCGCGAACAAACCCCGGAAAACGGGCGCTCTGCTGGACTAACGACAAAGGGGCACACAGGGATCTGACGTTTGGCGAACTGAAAACGCTGTCAGACAAGACAGCCTCATTCTTCCAATCGCTCGGCATCGGAAAAGGAGATATGGTAATGCTTATCCTGAAAAGAAGCATCGAGTTTTGGCCGACCATCCTGGCGCTACACAAGATCGGAGCCATAGCGATCCCGGCAACCCATCTGCTGACCGATAAAGATATCGTTTATCGTAACAATGCGGCAGATATAAAGGCGATTGTAGCCGTACAGGATGAAAACCTGATTGAGCATGTGAATCTGGCAATGGCTAAATCGCCTACGGTACAACACCGTATTATGGTGGGTGATCCCATTCCCGAAGGGTGGATCGACTTTCACCGGGGAGTGGAAGAAGCGGTTCCGTTCGTCAGACCGGAAAAGGTGAACGATAACGACGATATCATGCTCCTTTATTTTACTTCCGGTACTACGGGGCAACCTAAGATGGTGATACACGATTTCACCTATCCCCTAGGACATATCACTACCGCCAAATACTGGCATAACCTGCATGAGGATAGCGTACATCTGACTGTGGCAGATACCGGATGGGCCAAAGCGGTATGGGGAAAACTATATGGACAATGGATCGTGGGCGCCTGCATATTTGTCTACGACTTCGACGGCCGTTTTATTCCACACGATATGCTCCGGATGATATCGGAATACAAAGTCACTTCGTTCTGCGCTCCTCCTACCATCTTCCGGTTCCTGATCCGTGAAGACCTGGCCAAATATGATCTTTCGGCTCTGGAATACTGCACTACTGCAGGAGAGGCGCTCAACCCGTCAGTATTCGAGACTTTTTATAAACTGACCGGTATCAAGATGATGGAGGCATTCGGGCAGACTGAGACAGCCCCTACTATAATCACTTTCCCCTGGATGGAACCCAAACCGGGTGCAATGGGTGTCCCCAACCCTCTTTACAAGATGGATCTTCTGACCCACGATGGACGTGCGGCCGAAGATGGGGAACAGGGAGAGATCGTCTTCTATACCGACGGAAAGCGTCCTCTTTCCCTGTTCAAAGGCTATTATCGTGATGAAACGCTTACCCAGGAAGTATACGCGGATCATATTTATCATACGGGCGATATGGCCTGGCGTGATGAGGACGGCTACTACTGGTTTGTAGGGCGTACCGACGACGTGATCAAGAGTTCCGGTTACCGCATCGGCCCGTTTGAAGTGGAAAGCGCTGTAATGACCCACCCTGCCGTGGTGGAATGCGCCATCACCGGCGTACCCGATGAGATCAGGGGGCAGGTAATCAAGGCAACCATCGTGCTGGCAGAAGAATATAAAGCGCAAGCGGGCGATGAACTGGCTAAAGAGATTCAGGAGCATGTAAAAAATGTAACGGCTCCCTACAAATACCCGCGGTTGATTGAATTCGTAAATGAATTACCCAAAACGATCAGCGGAAAGATCCGACGGGTGGAGATACGCGAAAGAACGGGAAAACAGGACTGA
- a CDS encoding helix-turn-helix domain-containing protein produces MTTDIRQIGERIKGLRDAINLSPGEMAHRLEVDTDDYLQFEAGEKDISVSFLQRIEREFNVDLGTLMFGTEPRMNAYFITRKDKGVSVERVSAYKYQSLTSGFTNNVAEIFVVTVEPKPLDIDFYQNIHAGQEFNMVLEGSMMLHINGKNLVLEEGDSIYFDSSLPHGMKALNDKPVKFLAVILYP; encoded by the coding sequence ATGACAACAGATATTAGACAAATAGGCGAACGGATTAAAGGGTTGCGCGATGCGATCAACCTGTCCCCCGGTGAGATGGCCCATAGACTGGAAGTAGATACGGACGATTACCTGCAATTCGAAGCAGGAGAGAAAGATATCTCCGTCTCATTTTTACAACGCATCGAGCGGGAGTTCAATGTGGATCTGGGAACCCTGATGTTCGGCACGGAACCGCGTATGAATGCCTACTTTATCACCCGGAAAGACAAAGGTGTAAGTGTGGAAAGGGTTTCTGCCTATAAATATCAGTCGCTCACCTCCGGCTTCACCAATAATGTGGCAGAAATTTTTGTCGTCACGGTAGAGCCCAAGCCATTGGATATCGATTTTTACCAGAATATCCATGCAGGACAGGAATTCAACATGGTGTTGGAAGGAAGTATGATGCTGCATATCAACGGCAAGAACCTGGTACTTGAAGAAGGCGACAGCATTTATTTCGATTCGTCGCTACCACACGGTATGAAGGCGCTTAACGACAAACCGGTGAAATTTCTTGCCGTCATCCTATACCCATAA
- the zupT gene encoding zinc transporter ZupT: MENQTVLIAFLLTLFAGLSTGIGSLIAFLAKRTNTNFLSLSLGLSAGVMIYVSFMELMPNSLESLTGIFGQKTGMFYMILGFFGGIALIALIDFLVPKSQNPHEIHGVEEMKTNYRLKQTGIITAVTIAIHNFPEGIATFMSAMNSFEVAIPITAAIAIHNIPEGIAVSVPIYHATGSKKKAFWLSFASGLAEPLGALIAFLFLLPFWNPVLDALILSAIAGVMVFISLDELLPTAEKYGKHHLSIIGLMIGMAIMALSLYLFI, from the coding sequence ATGGAAAACCAGACTGTTCTAATAGCATTCCTGCTAACCCTCTTTGCCGGCTTATCAACCGGTATTGGCAGTTTGATCGCGTTTTTGGCTAAACGCACCAACACTAATTTTCTTAGCCTCTCACTGGGACTTTCCGCAGGTGTGATGATCTATGTTTCTTTCATGGAATTGATGCCTAATTCGTTGGAGTCGCTCACCGGCATATTTGGCCAGAAAACAGGTATGTTCTATATGATCCTTGGTTTTTTCGGAGGTATCGCACTGATCGCACTGATTGACTTCCTGGTTCCCAAATCCCAAAACCCACACGAAATACACGGTGTGGAAGAGATGAAGACAAACTACAGATTGAAACAGACCGGTATCATCACTGCCGTTACCATCGCCATCCACAACTTCCCGGAGGGGATCGCCACTTTCATGTCGGCTATGAACTCCTTCGAGGTAGCCATCCCCATTACAGCGGCTATCGCCATCCACAATATTCCCGAAGGGATTGCGGTATCGGTTCCTATTTATCACGCTACCGGCAGCAAAAAGAAAGCATTTTGGCTTTCATTCGCCTCAGGGTTGGCTGAGCCGCTGGGTGCACTCATCGCTTTCCTGTTTCTGCTTCCTTTCTGGAATCCGGTACTGGATGCACTCATTCTCTCAGCCATTGCCGGGGTAATGGTCTTTATCTCTCTGGATGAGTTATTACCCACCGCAGAAAAATACGGTAAACACCATCTCTCCATTATAGGACTGATGATTGGCATGGCGATTATGGCACTGAGCCTCTATTTGTTCATCTAA
- a CDS encoding inositol monophosphatase family protein — protein sequence MNLEKLCNEVKELARSTGEYLKTEQTVLRKRDIELKSTRNYVTYIDKEAERRLVEGLSRLLPEAGFLTEEETVGFEQKEYTWIIDPLDGTTNYVHGDSPFSVSIALMKENEIILGVVYDPLAAQMYSATGAGRVFLNNNPVRVSSHSTLTNGYIGFGIPYSLDERGEQILRNAMKQFRKCSFRIKGSAALEICYIAAGVCDAYFHSGLSPWDVAAGAFILQCAGGKCSDFSGGDNYIFNKELVASNGIIHQEIMETIIQGN from the coding sequence ATGAATCTGGAAAAACTTTGTAATGAGGTAAAAGAACTTGCACGCTCTACGGGGGAATATCTGAAAACAGAACAAACTGTCCTGCGTAAGAGGGATATTGAGTTAAAAAGTACCCGCAACTATGTGACATATATCGATAAAGAAGCAGAGAGGCGGTTAGTAGAGGGATTAAGCCGGTTACTTCCCGAAGCGGGATTCCTCACAGAAGAGGAAACAGTGGGGTTTGAACAGAAAGAGTACACATGGATCATCGATCCGCTGGACGGCACTACCAATTACGTGCACGGCGATTCTCCTTTCTCGGTGAGTATCGCCTTGATGAAAGAAAATGAAATTATCCTGGGTGTGGTATATGACCCGCTGGCTGCACAGATGTATTCTGCCACCGGAGCAGGAAGGGTTTTCCTGAACAATAATCCGGTAAGAGTGAGCAGCCACTCCACCCTGACAAACGGCTATATCGGCTTCGGCATTCCGTACAGCCTAGATGAGAGGGGTGAACAGATCCTCAGAAATGCCATGAAGCAGTTTCGCAAATGCAGTTTCCGCATCAAAGGATCAGCAGCACTGGAAATCTGTTACATAGCGGCAGGCGTATGTGACGCTTACTTTCATAGCGGCCTCTCACCATGGGATGTAGCTGCCGGAGCATTTATCCTGCAATGTGCCGGTGGAAAATGCAGCGATTTTTCCGGAGGTGACAATTACATTTTCAATAAAGAACTGGTCGCTTCAAACGGTATTATTCATCAGGAAATTATGGAAACCATCATACAGGGAAACTAA